Genomic DNA from Caloenas nicobarica isolate bCalNic1 chromosome 3, bCalNic1.hap1, whole genome shotgun sequence:
ATGATGGAATAATTggttaaaagagagaaaaccatTTCATTTAgtctggaaggaaaaatctgATGGCTCATTTGTTCTAATACATGAAAAACTATGATAACGTATGAGAACCTTCTAAAGTCAGTATGGAAATACACTGAGTGGTTGTTTAGACTGGTTATTTTGCAGTTAGCCTCTGTAAGGAAGATTTACATAACGTATAGCTAGTTAAACTGGTTCCAGTAGAATTATTTTGCGTTACATGCCTTATCTTTAAATTTTTCAGGTGCATCTGATTGCCTGCTGAAAAAACTTCCAAGTATCAACAATGAACTCGATGttaatgttacttttttctGGAATAGTCGCCTGTTGTGCTCACTCTTCTGGTGATTCGACATCCAGGTTACTCCTCGTGTCCTTTGATGGCTTCAGGGCTGATTACTTGGAAAGCTATAAACTTCCTCATCTTCAGGAGTTCATTGAGGATGGTGTGCTTGTAAAAGAAGTTACGAATGCGTTTATCACCAAGACGTTCCCAAACCATTACACCATAGTGACAGGTTTATATGAGGAAAGCCATGGCATCGTGGCTAATGACATGTACGATGCGGATGCCAAGAAAAAGTTTTCGCAGTTCAATGATTCAGATCCCTTCTGGTGGAATGAAGCTGTTCCGATTTGGGTAACAAATCAACAGCAGGGAAATGGAGCAAGTGCTGCCGCAATGTGGCCCGGTACTGATGTAAAAATTAACAATACAACCCTTCAGTTCTTTATGAAGTATAACTTTTCAGTAACATTTGaggagagagtggaaaaaattGTTGCGTGGCTGAACAGCTCTAATCCAGTGGTCAATTTTGCTACGTTATACTGGGAAGAACCAGATGCAAGTGGACACAAATATGGACCAGATGACACTGAAAACATGCGCAAAGTATTAGAAGAAGTGGATAATCATATTGGTTTCCTTACTGGTAAACTGAAGGCATTAGGTTTGTGGGACACTATTAATATCATCATAACAAGTGATCATGGAATggcctcctgttctccaaagaAGCTGATTATCCTGGACAAATGCATTGGTCGCAACAACTACACTCTGATAGACAAGAGTCCTGTTGCTGCAGTGCTGCCAAGGCAGAGTATGTTTTGAGTTTTTATGTCGTATATTGAGAATTAAATCTTCTTTATCTTACTACTAAAAATTATGCACTGTGCTAGACTGTTCAGATCTTTTGCAGTGTAGTTCATATTGCACAACTTTGACATAGTTTAATGAATAAGCTAAAGAATGTctgtttatttagaaattactttgttttgttaatcGATGGGCCAAGGAGTGTTTCTTGTCGAATTGCTGTGGGTTGTAAAGATCATCGTGATACAGCTGATTGAGAAAGTAGATAGGCACTTAGTATGCCAGCTCACTTATTCAATGCGGTTGTAATTCACAGTGAGCAGGAAATAAACCCTCTTGTTTATTCAGAGTAAAGAATGCCATTGCCTAAACTTCCAAGTAAAAATCTAGCCCCAATTCTGATCGTTTTACgacttctgtttctgtgaatGAAACTTCAGTTTTCATACTGTGAATTCAATTTTTGGATCTTGGAGTAGTTACTAACAGGTGCATCTCAAATCATGACACTGCTGGTCTCAGTTTCCACAACTGTGGCCAGACTGAAGAAATGCTAATGAACAAAATGATTTATACAGTAACTAAATTTAATACCTACTGCTTTGGATAAAATATTGACTACTTCGGTGTGGGATTGCTTTCTCTTGATTTCTCTGCTTTAATTTTGCCTCTGCCCCCCAGCACAGAAGGTTAAGTTGACTTGCATGTCCAAAACCACAGCTGTGAAGTGCCTGATTTAAAATGTGAGCAAATTGTGAAATCCACCTCAATACTTGTAGTATTTCATTAAGGACATGAGAAAACCCTTTTATATCTGcttaaaaaataaccattttgaaaaatatggatCTTGGGTTTAATGACAGATAATTACAGTAAATAGGACAGAATTTCCAGGTGTTTCACATGCAGTTTTTTTCTTGGCAGATGAAAGATACGTGTATAACTTACTGAAAAAATGCAGCGATCACCTGAAAGTATatcttaaagaagaaattccagAGAGATTTCATTATCGTCATAATAAGAGAATTCAACCCATCATTCTGGTTGCGGATGAAGGCTGGACAATTGTACAAAACGAGTCACTTTCAAAACGTAAGTGTATTTTCCTCAATTGTGCTTTTGGTGGCTTATGTTGGTAAACTGTCTTGGTTTGATTCCAGCCATCTGTAGGATGGTCCTAGTTTGGGAAGTGGATACCTGGCACTGTGCGTCTTCTGGTACATCTCAGCATTTTCTAGAATGCTCTCACCCTGACCCTTGAGTGTTTTAACAGATAAGGAAGAGATGGGGGATATTCTGTTGGCTAAAACACTTTGCCATGTTCAACTTAATAGCCTGAGGTATATTTTTAAGGGTTATCTTAAGCAAGTTAGCAGTCTGTCTCAGGCTTCCACGAGGGTATGGTTTAACTTCTTGTATATAAAATAGAGAGAGAGTTAGGAGCATAAATTGAAGAATGCAAGACATGACATTTCATGTTCCTGTAtgcatattaagaaaaaaaaataatgggggGAAATACTAGAATTAATAGAGATGCAACAATAATGGTCAAAGAAGCCAGACAAAGAAGCCGGACAGGACATCAAGTAGCatgttttaaagacaaaaaaaccaaaacagttgTTACTTCACACAGTGCATTGCTAAGCTATGCACTTTCTTCCTGCTAGATGCTATGAATGTCAAATTACTTACATAagtacatatgtgtatatatatatgtatatgttcttatatgtatatatatttccaGATGTTTCACATGCAGGTTGTGGCACACAAGAGGTGTGTATAACTTACTTTTGTGTGACTGTTGCATTTTTAAGTATCTTTCAGAGAATAAAGTCCAGACAGATTTCATTATCGTCATAAGAAGACAATTCAACCCATAATTCTGTTTGCAGACAAAggctgcatatatatatatatgtgtgtgtgtgtgtgttcagaaAGTGATTGGACaaattcttggaagaaaaatccattcatagaaatagaaattaataGAAATGAAATACCAAGGTACATCAGGGCTGACCCCACTGGCAGTTACAACTGCTGTCAGAGAGAGGGTGCTGGGTGGTGTCAACTCCCAGATTCACCCACTTTTGCTGTTCTTACTGTCTGCTCTCTGcacatttcagtttaaattttCCCATTATTTGTACAAAAGTACTGCTTATAATGTAAGGTACActtgtattttaatttcccCACAGATTTGTTAAAAATCGCCCTCAATATCACAACACATAGCATGTGTTCTTTAACAGAGGTCTCTTTCTTGTTTACAGTTAGATTCAATTTCAGGCACCTAAAAATAGTTAATGAGTGTATATTTAGAATTAACAGCGTTGTGTCACTTGAAGTGAATCACTTTTCAAAACAGCTTTGCTAACCAGGGCTTCCCAGAAGCTGGCAGGGGAAATTTTAGCCTAAAAGGCTATTTAAGTGTTTATGGACGTCACGGACAAAGTGGCAGCGTAAGGATTGGCAAGTGTACCAATACCTGCAGTGTTCCTCCCAATTTGAGCAAACACCAGCCCTCCTACTTCAGAGGTAAGGAGAGGAAACTTCACTGGAGAGGGAACTTGGACCAGCTCTCTTCAAAACAAGCaggt
This window encodes:
- the ENPP4 gene encoding bis(5'-adenosyl)-triphosphatase ENPP4 isoform X1, which produces MNSMLMLLFSGIVACCAHSSGDSTSRLLLVSFDGFRADYLESYKLPHLQEFIEDGVLVKEVTNAFITKTFPNHYTIVTGLYEESHGIVANDMYDADAKKKFSQFNDSDPFWWNEAVPIWVTNQQQGNGASAAAMWPGTDVKINNTTLQFFMKYNFSVTFEERVEKIVAWLNSSNPVVNFATLYWEEPDASGHKYGPDDTENMRKVLEEVDNHIGFLTGKLKALGLWDTINIIITSDHGMASCSPKKLIILDKCIGRNNYTLIDKSPVAAVLPRQNERYVYNLLKKCSDHLKVYLKEEIPERFHYRHNKRIQPIILVADEGWTIVQNESLSKLGDHGYDNALPSMHPFLAARGPAFHRGYKQSTINNVDIYPMMCHILGLTPQPHNGTFSNTKCLLADQLCINFPEAIGIVIGAFLILTTFTCIIITSKNRVVSPRPFSRLQLQYDDDDPLIG
- the ENPP4 gene encoding bis(5'-adenosyl)-triphosphatase ENPP4 isoform X2 encodes the protein MNSMLMLLFSGIVACCAHSSGDSTSRLLLVSFDGFRADYLESYKLPHLQEFIEDGVLVKEVTNAFITKTFPNHYTIVTGLYEESHGIVANDMYDADAKKKFSQFNDSDPFWWNEAVPIWVTNQQQGNGASAAAMWPGTDVKINNTTLQFFMKYNFSVTFEERVEKIVAWLNSSNPVVNFATLYWEEPDASGHKYGPDDTENMRKVLEEVDNHIGFLTGKLKALGLWDTINIIITSDHGMASCSPKKLIILDKCIGRNNYTLIDKSPVAAVLPRQNERYVYNLLKKCSDHLKVYLKEEIPERFHYRHNKRIQPIILVADEGWTIVQNESLSKRDHGYDNALPSMHPFLAARGPAFHRGYKQSTINNVDIYPMMCHILGLTPQPHNGTFSNTKCLLADQLCINFPEAIGIVIGAFLILTTFTCIIITSKNRVVSPRPFSRLQLQYDDDDPLIG
- the ENPP4 gene encoding bis(5'-adenosyl)-triphosphatase ENPP4 isoform X3 — translated: MNSMLMLLFSGIVACCAHSSGDSTSRLLLVSFDGFRADYLESYKLPHLQEFIEDGVLVKEVTNAFITKTFPNHYTIVTGLYEESHGIVANDMYDADAKKKFSQFNDSDPFWWNEAVPIWVTNQQQGNGASAAAMWPGTDVKINNTTLQFFMKYNFSVTFEERVEKIVAWLNSSNPVVNFATLYWEEPDASGHKYGPDDTENMRKVLEEVDNHIGFLTGKLKALGLWDTINIIITSDHGMASCSPKKLIILDKCIGRNNYTLIDKSPVAAVLPRQNERYVYNLLKKCSDHLKVYLKEEIPERFHYRHNKRIQPIILVADEGWTIVQNESLSKPTPAPAI